The Caloranaerobacter sp. TR13 genomic interval AACATTTAAATATGGATTTAACAAGAGCTAAATTTGAAGAATTAACAGCTCATCTTGTAGAAAAAACTATAGAACCTACTAAGAGAGCATTAGCTGATGCCAATTTATCACCATCAGATATAGATAAAGTTATTTTAGTTGGTGGTTCAACAAGAATACCAGCTGTTCAAAGAGCTATTAAGAATTTAATTGGTAAAGAACCTCATAAGGGAATAAATCCTGATGAATGTGTAGCTGTTGGGGCAGCAATTCAGGCAGGAGTTTTAAGTGGAGAAGTTAAAGATTTATTATTGCTTGACGTAACTCCACTATCACTAGGTATCGAAACTTTAGGTGGGGTATTTACTAAACTAATTGAAAGAAATACAACAATACCTACTAAGAAGAGTCAAATATTCTCAACTGCTGCAGACAATCAAACAGCTGTTGACATTCACGTTTTACAAGGTGAAAGACCAATGGCTAAAGACAATACAACGTTAGGTAGATTCCAATTAACTGGTATACCTCCAGCACCAAGAGGAGTGCCACAAATAGAAGTTACTTTCGATATAGATGCAAATGGTATAGTTCATGTTTCAGCAAAAGATTTAGGAACAGGTAAGGAACAAAAAATTACTATAACAGCATCAACAAACTTAAGTGAAGAAGAAATACAAAGAAAGATAAAAGAAGCTGAAAAGTTTGCAGAAGAAGATAAAAAGAAAAAAGAAGAAGTAGAAGTAAGAAATAATGCTGATTCAATGGTATATCAAACAGAAAAAATATTAAATGAACTAGGAGATAAAGTAAGTGAAGATGAAAAGTCTAAAATTAAAGCTAAATTAGAAGAATTAAAGAAAGCATTAGAAGGCGACAATATAGAAGAAATTAAAAAGAAAACTGAGGAATTAACTAACGAATTCCATACAATATCACAAAAAATGTATCAGCAGGCATCACAGCAATATGGAGCTCAAGCTGGGCAGCAAGAAAATAATCAACAAAGTGAAAAGAAAGATGAAAATGTAGTTGATGCTGACTATGAAGTTGTAGATGATGATAAATAAATAAACCAAAGCTAAATCCTCTGGATTTAGCTTTGGTTTTTGATGTTGAAAGGTGGTGAAAGAATGAGCAATAGAGATT includes:
- the dnaK gene encoding molecular chaperone DnaK translates to MGKIIGIDLGTTNSCVAVIEGGEPVVIPNAEGNRTTPSIVAFTKNGERLVGETAKRQAITNPDRTIISIKRHMGTDHKVNIDGKEYTPQDISAMILQKLKADAESYLGEPVTDAVITVPAYFTDSQRQATKDAGRIAGLNVRRIINEPTAASLAYGLDKGDEQQKILVFDLGGGTFDVSILEIGDGVFEVIATSGNNHLGGDDFDQAIIDYLAEEFKKEHGIDLRNDKMALQRLKEAAEKAKKELSSVMTTNINLPFITATQEGPKHLNMDLTRAKFEELTAHLVEKTIEPTKRALADANLSPSDIDKVILVGGSTRIPAVQRAIKNLIGKEPHKGINPDECVAVGAAIQAGVLSGEVKDLLLLDVTPLSLGIETLGGVFTKLIERNTTIPTKKSQIFSTAADNQTAVDIHVLQGERPMAKDNTTLGRFQLTGIPPAPRGVPQIEVTFDIDANGIVHVSAKDLGTGKEQKITITASTNLSEEEIQRKIKEAEKFAEEDKKKKEEVEVRNNADSMVYQTEKILNELGDKVSEDEKSKIKAKLEELKKALEGDNIEEIKKKTEELTNEFHTISQKMYQQASQQYGAQAGQQENNQQSEKKDENVVDADYEVVDDDK